One Tessaracoccus lacteus DNA window includes the following coding sequences:
- a CDS encoding ABC transporter permease, whose amino-acid sequence MIRYIAKRLGISFLILVLGSLLMYVLTINSGDPLGDLRESNDPNRENLIAQRTAHMNLDAPWYERYFSWFSGAAKCVVGRCDLGQDIQGRSVNQLVLTAAGSTLRLVVLATVLAIVIGITLGIVTAIRQYSGFDYAVTFAAFVFFSLPVFWAAVLLKYYAAIEFNNWIADATFELPTILITSVILAFILTAVIGGPWKRRLISFAAAAVVFGGAMFYFDAVTWFRRPALGLPIVAVLILAAGAVVIVMTSGFQNKRVRNAVATTAVVTIVGYALTRGILMDADRVSTGLLFLCLLASLVIGLISGYAWGGFSRKQAMSASFITGLLAAVFAFVDLMLSHWSLYLKDQSRPIPTIGSATPNYDPTYWLGLIDTATHLILPTIVLTLVSIASYTRYTRASMLDVLNQDYIRTARSKGVSERKVITRHAFRNSLIPLATIVAFDFAALIGGAVITETVFGWQGMGNLFKTGLAAVDPNPVMAFYLVTGTAAVLMNLLADIAYAFLDPRIAR is encoded by the coding sequence GTGATCAGATACATCGCGAAACGGCTGGGGATCTCGTTCCTCATCCTCGTGCTTGGTTCCCTGTTGATGTACGTCTTGACCATCAACTCCGGAGACCCCCTCGGCGACCTGCGCGAGTCGAACGACCCGAACCGCGAGAACCTCATTGCGCAGCGCACCGCGCACATGAACCTCGACGCTCCCTGGTACGAGCGCTACTTCTCGTGGTTCTCCGGTGCCGCCAAGTGTGTGGTGGGCAGGTGTGATCTCGGCCAGGACATTCAGGGCCGCAGCGTGAACCAGCTCGTCCTCACCGCCGCTGGCTCCACGCTCCGCCTCGTCGTCCTCGCCACCGTTCTCGCGATCGTGATCGGCATCACACTCGGCATCGTCACGGCCATCCGCCAGTACAGCGGATTCGACTACGCCGTGACCTTCGCCGCCTTCGTCTTCTTCTCGCTGCCCGTCTTCTGGGCCGCCGTGCTGCTGAAGTACTACGCAGCCATCGAGTTCAACAACTGGATAGCCGACGCGACATTCGAGCTACCCACGATCCTCATCACATCGGTGATCCTCGCGTTCATCCTCACCGCCGTGATCGGCGGCCCGTGGAAGCGCCGCCTGATCAGCTTCGCCGCCGCAGCCGTCGTGTTCGGGGGCGCCATGTTCTACTTCGACGCGGTCACCTGGTTCCGCCGCCCCGCGCTGGGCCTGCCGATCGTCGCGGTCCTGATCCTCGCCGCCGGCGCCGTCGTCATCGTCATGACGTCGGGCTTCCAGAACAAGCGGGTCCGCAACGCCGTCGCCACGACCGCCGTCGTGACCATCGTCGGCTACGCGCTGACGCGCGGCATCCTGATGGACGCCGACAGGGTCTCGACCGGGCTGCTGTTCCTCTGCCTGCTGGCGTCGCTGGTCATCGGCCTGATCAGCGGCTACGCCTGGGGCGGGTTCTCCCGCAAGCAGGCCATGAGCGCCTCGTTCATCACCGGGCTGCTCGCCGCCGTGTTCGCGTTCGTCGACCTGATGCTCTCGCACTGGTCGCTGTATCTGAAGGACCAGTCGCGGCCCATCCCGACCATCGGCTCGGCGACGCCGAACTACGACCCGACCTACTGGCTCGGCCTGATCGACACCGCGACGCACCTCATCCTGCCGACGATCGTGCTGACGCTGGTGTCCATCGCGAGCTACACGCGCTACACCCGCGCCTCGATGCTCGATGTGCTGAACCAGGACTACATCCGCACCGCCCGCTCGAAGGGCGTCTCTGAGCGCAAGGTCATCACCCGCCACGCGTTCCGCAACTCGCTGATCCCGCTGGCCACCATCGTCGCCTTCGACTTCGCGGCGCTGATCGGCGGCGCGGTCATCACGGAGACGGTGTTCGGCTGGCAGGGCATGGGCAACCTGTTCAAGACCGGCCTCGCCGCGGTCGACCCGAACCCCGTGATGGCGTTCTACCTGGTCACCGGCACCGCAGCGGTCCTGATGAACCTGCTGGCGGACATCGCCTACGCCTTCCTCGACCCGCGGATCGCGCGATAG
- the tsaB gene encoding tRNA (adenosine(37)-N6)-threonylcarbamoyltransferase complex dimerization subunit type 1 TsaB: MSITLAIDTSHHVAVGIARDGVPLARVVVEDTRSHVEELLPSVEAACAEAGIALTDIDDYAVGMGPGPFTGLRVGIATARTLAAVGGRPLHPVCSLDVVARQWTTLGASGRFVVAADARRRELYWREYAEDGSPLGAPQVSAPDALPALPVAGAVPEAYRDQLDCRGPAALDPATLAAAWRSLEVAGEEPYYLRAADATVPGKPKSAFGRLRAKR, encoded by the coding sequence ATGAGCATCACGCTCGCCATCGACACCAGCCACCATGTCGCGGTCGGCATCGCCCGCGACGGAGTGCCGCTGGCCCGCGTCGTCGTGGAGGACACCCGCAGCCACGTCGAGGAGCTGCTGCCCTCGGTCGAGGCAGCATGTGCCGAGGCCGGGATCGCGCTCACCGACATCGACGACTACGCCGTCGGGATGGGTCCCGGTCCCTTCACCGGACTGCGCGTAGGCATCGCTACGGCCCGCACGCTCGCCGCCGTCGGCGGCCGGCCGCTGCATCCCGTCTGCTCGCTCGACGTCGTCGCGCGCCAGTGGACGACGCTCGGCGCTTCCGGGCGCTTCGTCGTCGCCGCCGACGCCCGCCGCAGGGAGCTCTACTGGCGCGAATATGCCGAGGACGGCTCGCCGCTCGGAGCCCCGCAGGTCTCCGCTCCCGACGCGTTGCCCGCACTGCCCGTCGCCGGCGCCGTGCCCGAGGCCTACCGCGACCAGCTCGACTGTCGGGGCCCCGCAGCCCTCGATCCGGCGACGCTCGCCGCGGCCTGGCGGAGTCTCGAGGTTGCCGGCGAGGAGCCCTACTACCTGCGGGCCGCCGATGCGACGGTGCCCGGCAAGCCCAAGTCGGCCTTCGGCCGCCTGAGGGCGAAGCGGTGA
- the tsaD gene encoding tRNA (adenosine(37)-N6)-threonylcarbamoyltransferase complex transferase subunit TsaD translates to MSEPLILGIESSCDETGVGIVRGRTLLANEVASSVEEHVRFGGVVPEVASRAHLQAIVPALERAAATADVDLADVDAIAVTAGPGLMGALVVGLASAKALAAYLNKPLYGINHLVGHVAVDLLDHGELPMPSLALLVSGGHTSLLHVRDIATDITELGSTIDDAAGEAYDKVARILGLPYPGGPVIDKAAQEGDPTAIRFPRGLTARHDMEKHRFDFSFSGLKTSVARWVEQRRLDGLDVPVNDVAASFQEAVCDVLTAKTVDAATHLGVGTILLGGGVAANSRLRTLLEERANAVGIELRRPHPGLCTDNGAMIAAVGSEVVRAGLAPSPLTISAHPGLPVSQVVVR, encoded by the coding sequence ATGAGTGAGCCGTTGATCCTTGGCATCGAGTCGTCGTGCGACGAGACCGGCGTCGGCATCGTGCGCGGCCGGACCCTGCTCGCCAACGAGGTGGCCAGCTCCGTGGAGGAGCACGTCCGCTTCGGCGGCGTCGTGCCAGAGGTCGCCAGCCGCGCCCACCTGCAGGCCATCGTGCCCGCGCTCGAGCGCGCCGCCGCGACGGCCGACGTCGACCTGGCCGACGTCGACGCCATCGCCGTGACCGCCGGCCCCGGCCTGATGGGCGCCCTCGTCGTCGGCCTCGCGTCCGCGAAGGCGCTCGCGGCCTACCTGAACAAGCCCCTCTACGGCATCAACCACCTCGTCGGCCACGTTGCCGTCGACCTGCTCGACCACGGCGAGCTGCCGATGCCCTCGCTCGCGCTGCTCGTCTCCGGCGGCCACACCTCGCTGCTGCACGTGCGCGACATCGCCACCGACATCACCGAGCTCGGCTCCACGATCGACGACGCCGCGGGGGAGGCGTACGACAAGGTCGCGCGCATCCTCGGGCTGCCCTACCCGGGCGGGCCCGTCATCGACAAGGCAGCCCAGGAGGGCGACCCGACGGCGATCCGCTTCCCGCGCGGCCTCACCGCGCGCCACGACATGGAGAAGCACCGCTTCGACTTCTCGTTCTCCGGCCTGAAGACCTCGGTGGCCCGCTGGGTCGAGCAGCGACGCCTCGACGGGCTCGACGTGCCCGTCAACGACGTCGCGGCCAGCTTCCAGGAGGCCGTCTGCGACGTGCTGACCGCCAAGACGGTCGACGCCGCGACGCATCTCGGCGTCGGCACGATCCTGCTCGGCGGGGGAGTGGCGGCCAACTCGCGGCTGCGCACCCTGCTCGAGGAGCGCGCGAACGCGGTCGGCATCGAGCTGCGCCGTCCTCATCCCGGGCTGTGCACCGACAACGGCGCGATGATCGCCGCGGTCGGCTCCGAAGTCGTCCGCGCCGGGCTCGCCCCGTCGCCGCTGACCATCTCCGCGCACCCCGGCCTGCCCGTCTCCCAAGTCGTCGTCCGCTGA
- a CDS encoding ABC transporter family substrate-binding protein: protein MKFRRTTAALGLVLSGALVLGACTSGDAEEATETSSAATTATSGSGEATATSGCLQDAGITETAAGEVKYTVGPNEWSGYNSTTAANYSTYNSVIAAKMFSGFTYFGTDGSICDDTAFGSYEVTSEDPLTIQYTISDDAVWSDGTPVTINDYLLDWAAQNPEFIAPGYASGEDPDAAAVFNHVSNTAAADILDGPQGEVGSKTFTVTYDAPNPDYKIIITSALPAHVVAKNSGLEPDELAQAILDKDADTVKKAADFWNEGWNFNPGELPDASEIPSSGPYKVKDGGWVAGNSLTLEANDQYWGAPAATENLIFRFIDQAGMVQALQNGDVNVIEPQATVDTLGQLQAIGDSVTVSEYSTLTWEHLDFNFRDSNVFSDAQGGIELRQALAYCIPRQTIVDTLIKPISSDSVVMNAREVFPFQDNYDEVVAAAYGGEYDQVDIAKSKELVEASGIETPIDVRIGYASGNQRRTDEVSAIAASCKDAGFNVIDSNSADFFSKELVNGDYELALFAWAGSGQITSGQNIYASNMPQNYGEYSNETVDAAWETLASSLDPAVQLEQVKVIEKELWDTLFGIPVFAHPGIAGYDSGIKNVRPTSTQDGISWNASQWQLS from the coding sequence ATGAAGTTCAGGCGAACCACCGCCGCGCTCGGCCTGGTGCTGAGCGGCGCCCTCGTCCTGGGTGCCTGCACCAGCGGGGACGCGGAGGAGGCCACCGAGACCAGCTCGGCAGCCACCACCGCCACCTCCGGCTCCGGTGAGGCCACCGCCACCAGCGGCTGCCTCCAGGACGCCGGCATCACTGAGACCGCCGCCGGCGAGGTCAAGTACACCGTCGGCCCCAACGAGTGGTCCGGCTACAACTCGACGACCGCCGCCAACTACTCGACGTACAACTCGGTCATCGCGGCCAAGATGTTCTCCGGGTTCACGTACTTCGGTACCGACGGCAGCATCTGCGACGACACCGCGTTCGGCTCCTACGAGGTCACCTCCGAGGACCCGCTGACCATCCAGTACACCATCTCGGATGACGCCGTGTGGTCCGATGGCACCCCGGTGACCATCAACGACTACCTGCTGGACTGGGCCGCGCAGAACCCCGAGTTCATCGCCCCCGGCTACGCCTCCGGTGAGGATCCCGACGCCGCCGCCGTGTTCAACCACGTGTCGAACACCGCCGCCGCCGACATCCTCGACGGTCCTCAGGGCGAGGTCGGTTCCAAGACCTTCACCGTGACCTACGACGCGCCGAACCCGGACTACAAGATCATCATCACCTCGGCGCTGCCCGCGCACGTCGTGGCGAAGAACTCCGGTCTTGAGCCCGACGAGCTGGCCCAGGCCATCCTCGACAAGGACGCAGACACCGTGAAGAAGGCTGCGGACTTCTGGAACGAGGGCTGGAACTTCAACCCGGGCGAGCTGCCCGACGCCTCGGAGATCCCCTCCTCGGGCCCCTACAAGGTCAAGGACGGCGGCTGGGTCGCCGGCAACTCCCTGACCCTCGAGGCCAACGACCAGTACTGGGGCGCCCCGGCTGCCACCGAGAACCTGATCTTCCGCTTCATCGATCAGGCCGGCATGGTGCAGGCCCTGCAGAACGGTGACGTCAACGTCATCGAGCCGCAGGCCACCGTCGACACCCTCGGCCAGCTGCAGGCCATCGGCGACTCGGTCACCGTCTCCGAGTACTCCACCCTGACGTGGGAGCACCTGGACTTCAACTTCCGTGACTCCAACGTGTTCTCCGACGCACAGGGCGGCATCGAGCTGCGCCAGGCGCTGGCCTACTGCATCCCGCGTCAGACCATCGTCGACACCCTGATCAAGCCGATCTCTTCCGACTCGGTCGTCATGAACGCCCGCGAGGTCTTCCCCTTCCAGGACAACTATGACGAGGTCGTCGCCGCCGCCTACGGTGGCGAGTACGACCAGGTCGACATCGCCAAGTCGAAGGAGCTCGTCGAGGCCTCCGGCATCGAGACCCCCATCGACGTGCGCATCGGTTACGCCTCCGGCAACCAGCGTCGTACCGACGAGGTCTCCGCGATCGCGGCCTCCTGCAAGGACGCCGGCTTCAACGTCATCGACTCCAACTCCGCTGACTTCTTCAGCAAGGAGCTGGTGAACGGCGACTACGAGCTGGCACTGTTCGCATGGGCGGGCTCCGGCCAGATCACCTCCGGCCAGAACATCTACGCCAGCAACATGCCGCAGAACTACGGCGAGTACAGCAACGAGACCGTCGACGCGGCGTGGGAGACCCTGGCCTCCTCGCTCGACCCGGCCGTCCAGCTGGAGCAGGTCAAGGTCATCGAGAAGGAGCTGTGGGACACCCTCTTCGGTATCCCCGTCTTCGCGCACCCCGGCATTGCTGGCTACGACTCGGGCATCAAGAACGTTCGCCCGACCTCGACGCAGGACGGGATCTCCTGGAACGCGTCGCAGTGGCAGCTCAGCTGA
- a CDS encoding ECF transporter S component: protein MTRRIDLPSAVMLALVAVASLLAFTWPLIVTPSASLDGNSQSSFVFAIILPVVIGIMVTQLTRGTIGVKALAMLGVLSALGALARPLGAGTAGIEFVFVPLLLGGRVFGATFGFLLGCTTMFTSALLTGGVGPWLPFQMLAFAFTGMFAGLLPRVRGWVEIAVLCLYAFVASFLYGMLVDLSFWPFNLGLGTQVSYVAGAPLMENLHRFLVWSAATSLGWNLGRAFTTIITLVLIGRPLLRILRRTNRVGRYEEGASA, encoded by the coding sequence ATGACCCGGCGCATCGACCTTCCGTCCGCCGTGATGCTCGCGCTGGTCGCCGTTGCGTCGCTGCTGGCATTCACCTGGCCGCTGATCGTCACCCCGTCGGCGAGCCTCGACGGCAACTCGCAGTCCTCGTTCGTGTTCGCGATCATTCTCCCGGTGGTGATCGGGATCATGGTCACGCAGCTCACCCGCGGCACCATCGGCGTCAAGGCGCTCGCGATGCTGGGCGTGCTGTCCGCGCTGGGGGCCCTTGCCCGGCCGCTCGGGGCCGGCACCGCCGGCATCGAGTTCGTGTTCGTGCCGCTGCTGCTGGGCGGAAGGGTGTTCGGCGCGACGTTCGGGTTCCTGCTCGGCTGCACCACCATGTTCACCTCGGCCCTGCTGACGGGTGGCGTCGGGCCGTGGCTGCCGTTCCAGATGCTGGCCTTCGCCTTCACGGGCATGTTCGCGGGCCTGCTCCCCCGTGTCAGGGGCTGGGTGGAGATCGCCGTTCTGTGCTTGTACGCCTTCGTCGCGAGTTTCCTGTACGGCATGCTCGTCGACCTGTCGTTCTGGCCCTTCAACCTCGGGCTCGGTACGCAGGTGAGCTACGTGGCGGGTGCGCCGCTGATGGAGAATCTGCACCGGTTCCTCGTCTGGAGCGCCGCCACGTCGCTCGGCTGGAACCTCGGACGTGCCTTCACCACCATCATCACGCTGGTACTGATCGGGCGGCCGCTGCTGCGGATCCTGCGCCGCACGAACCGCGTCGGCCGCTACGAGGAGGGCGCCTCAGCGTAG
- a CDS encoding GNAT family N-acetyltransferase, producing MIVEPAVAGDVPEIVALEDAFDTPWSEESWRAELDGDDRLVLAARRRSDGVLIGAASFRVVDDVAELNRIVVAPQQRRLGLARVMLVAGMQWAIGKGAARMLLEVDHANEAAIALYRGYGFRQIASRPDYYGPGADALILERGLEGVDADSVGMWDMEGADE from the coding sequence GTGATCGTCGAGCCCGCCGTGGCGGGCGATGTGCCGGAGATCGTCGCGCTCGAGGATGCCTTCGACACGCCCTGGTCCGAGGAGTCCTGGCGCGCCGAGCTCGACGGCGACGACCGGCTGGTGCTCGCCGCGCGACGCCGCAGCGACGGCGTCCTGATCGGCGCCGCCAGCTTCCGCGTCGTCGACGACGTCGCCGAGCTCAACCGCATCGTGGTCGCGCCGCAGCAGCGCAGGCTTGGGCTCGCCCGCGTCATGCTGGTCGCCGGCATGCAGTGGGCGATCGGCAAGGGGGCGGCCAGGATGCTGCTCGAGGTCGACCACGCCAACGAGGCGGCCATCGCCCTCTACCGGGGCTACGGGTTCAGGCAGATCGCCTCGCGCCCGGACTACTACGGGCCCGGCGCCGACGCGCTGATCCTCGAGCGCGGGCTCGAGGGCGTCGACGCCGACTCCGTCGGCATGTGGGACATGGAGGGTGCAGATGAGTGA
- a CDS encoding ABC transporter permease, with protein sequence MSDPNNTLPSVEPDTKFSIEDDVETSNTKSYSQGQLVLRRFVRHKAAMISLVLLLFIIVLAISSIGWGPIPGWWGKTFTDTYPIVNEAKPTIQFWPPSLGEHPFGQDTIGKDYFALVMRGTQQSLLIAFTVGIIATFIGTAIGAIAGYYRGFVEAFLMRTTDLFIIIPTLVLAAVLGRMSDGNIVMLALVLALVSWTGLARLVRGEVLSLREREFVMAARALGTPSPRIIVRHILPNALGTIVVNATLLISAAILTETALSYLGFGVKAPDTSLGLLVSDFQNALTTRPWLFWIPGMFILVISLCVNFIGDGMRDAFDPRQQMD encoded by the coding sequence ATGAGTGATCCGAACAACACGCTCCCGAGCGTCGAGCCCGACACCAAGTTCTCCATCGAGGACGACGTCGAGACGAGCAACACCAAGTCGTACTCGCAGGGGCAGCTGGTGCTGCGCCGCTTCGTGCGGCACAAGGCCGCGATGATCTCGCTGGTGCTCCTGCTCTTCATCATCGTGCTCGCCATCTCGTCGATCGGCTGGGGACCCATCCCCGGCTGGTGGGGCAAGACCTTCACCGACACGTACCCGATCGTCAACGAGGCGAAGCCGACGATCCAGTTCTGGCCCCCGTCGCTCGGCGAGCACCCCTTCGGCCAGGACACCATCGGCAAGGACTACTTCGCGCTGGTGATGCGCGGCACGCAGCAGTCGCTGCTAATCGCTTTCACCGTTGGCATCATCGCGACGTTCATCGGCACCGCGATCGGCGCCATCGCCGGCTACTACCGCGGCTTCGTCGAGGCGTTCCTGATGCGCACGACCGACCTGTTCATCATCATCCCGACGCTCGTGCTCGCCGCGGTCCTCGGCCGCATGTCCGACGGCAACATCGTGATGCTGGCCCTCGTGCTGGCGCTCGTGTCCTGGACGGGCCTGGCCCGCCTGGTGCGCGGCGAGGTTCTGTCGCTGCGCGAACGCGAGTTCGTGATGGCGGCCCGCGCGCTCGGCACGCCGTCGCCGCGCATCATCGTGCGGCACATCCTCCCGAACGCGCTCGGCACCATCGTCGTCAACGCGACGCTGCTGATCTCGGCGGCCATCCTGACCGAGACCGCCCTGTCCTACCTGGGCTTCGGCGTGAAGGCGCCCGACACGTCGCTCGGCCTGCTCGTCTCGGACTTCCAGAACGCGCTGACCACCCGCCCGTGGCTCTTCTGGATCCCCGGCATGTTCATCCTCGTGATCTCGCTGTGCGTCAACTTCATCGGTGACGGCATGCGCGACGCGTTCGATCCCCGTCAGCAGATGGACTGA
- a CDS encoding class I SAM-dependent methyltransferase: MTEPDPTSLAAGERLRRSFPADDVAWALSQVSLRRQGAAKLERAADMLFTRAGLEQATRTPVARWRAARFAAAGVTEVWDLGCGIGADAMAFAEAGLRVVGVEADEATAEIARHNLALVGGGDVRVGDAEDAEIPAGAAVFLDPARRTARGRTWNVADFTPSWDFVTEELASDRFVAVKLGPGVPKELIPGDVEACWVSESAETVEACLWNAGSGTRAVVLPAGAELTEPEEPRTLDVRSVGGYLLEPDGAVIRAGLLAEIAPASDLWLLDAHTAYLGADRPVATPYATCFAVREVLDYDVRALRSWVRDHRIGTLEIKKRGLDIDPAQLRTRLKPKGPGVATLILARTLDGARAIVAERLR; this comes from the coding sequence ATGACGGAGCCGGATCCCACGTCGCTTGCGGCGGGGGAGCGGCTCCGTCGCTCGTTCCCGGCCGACGACGTGGCCTGGGCCCTGTCGCAGGTGTCGCTCAGGCGCCAGGGGGCGGCGAAGCTGGAGCGCGCCGCCGACATGCTGTTCACCCGCGCCGGACTCGAGCAGGCCACCCGCACGCCGGTCGCCCGCTGGCGGGCCGCCCGGTTCGCCGCGGCCGGGGTCACCGAGGTGTGGGACCTCGGCTGCGGTATCGGGGCGGACGCGATGGCGTTCGCCGAGGCCGGGCTGCGGGTCGTGGGCGTGGAGGCCGACGAGGCCACGGCCGAGATCGCCCGCCACAACCTCGCGCTGGTCGGCGGCGGGGACGTGCGCGTCGGCGATGCGGAGGACGCCGAGATCCCGGCGGGGGCCGCGGTGTTCCTGGACCCTGCCCGACGCACGGCACGGGGCCGTACCTGGAACGTCGCCGACTTCACCCCGTCGTGGGACTTCGTGACGGAGGAGCTCGCCTCCGACCGGTTCGTGGCCGTCAAGCTGGGGCCGGGCGTGCCGAAGGAGCTCATCCCCGGCGACGTCGAGGCCTGCTGGGTCAGCGAGAGCGCAGAGACGGTCGAGGCCTGCCTGTGGAACGCCGGCAGCGGCACCCGCGCAGTGGTCCTCCCTGCGGGGGCGGAGCTCACTGAGCCTGAGGAGCCCCGAACCCTGGACGTGCGGTCCGTCGGCGGGTATCTCCTGGAGCCGGACGGCGCCGTGATCCGGGCCGGGCTGCTCGCCGAGATCGCACCGGCATCCGACCTCTGGCTGCTCGACGCGCACACGGCCTACCTGGGCGCTGACCGACCCGTCGCCACGCCGTATGCCACGTGCTTCGCCGTGCGTGAGGTCCTCGACTACGACGTGCGCGCCCTGAGGTCCTGGGTGCGCGACCACCGCATCGGGACGCTGGAGATCAAGAAGCGCGGCCTCGACATCGACCCTGCGCAGCTCAGGACCAGGCTGAAGCCCAAGGGCCCGGGCGTCGCGACGCTGATCCTCGCCCGCACGCTCGACGGTGCGCGGGCGATCGTCGCCGAGCGGCTACGCTGA
- a CDS encoding ABC transporter ATP-binding protein, with the protein MTEANTDQKVFTGENPVLEFDNLDVKFKTEFGTVHAVKGLSLKVEPGEVMALVGESGSGKSVTATTALGLLPKTAHIEGRTVVGDDVISELSGRALRAIRGRRVAMVFQEPMTALNPVIRIGEQLTESMEVHGIAYGRQAWQRAIELLAAVGIPAPERRVKQYPHELSGGMRQRVVIAMALTCDPEVIIADEPTTALDVTVQADILDLLRSLKDKLNTGILLITHNMGVVADMADNVAVMFKGNIVERGPVQEVLLNPQHPYTQKLLAAVPHLGDGHGQFGAAPHEVADDAEEALTVKNLVVEYRRSGKKPFRAVDDVSFDVRRGEIVGLVGESGSGKSTIGRALLGLIPSESGEVQVLGEDLLSMRGGQLKSLRKRVGVIFQDPAASLNPRFPIGDVISEPLAVHGIGTAKEREKKVHELLEAVQLPRSAYNRYPHELSGGQRQRVSIARALALQPDLLIADEPTSALDVSVQASVLAMFTELQRHFGFACLFISHDLAVIDSLAHRVVVMQYGKIVEAGTREDVLMRPQEEYTKRLLAAAPVPNPIEQKQRRLERHALLKELGDQVVELDTRELN; encoded by the coding sequence ATGACTGAAGCAAACACTGATCAGAAGGTCTTCACGGGCGAGAACCCCGTCCTGGAGTTCGACAACCTGGACGTGAAGTTCAAGACCGAGTTCGGCACCGTGCACGCCGTCAAGGGCCTCTCTTTGAAGGTCGAGCCCGGCGAGGTCATGGCGCTGGTGGGTGAGTCCGGGTCCGGCAAGTCCGTGACCGCGACCACCGCGCTCGGCCTGCTGCCGAAGACCGCGCACATCGAGGGCCGCACCGTCGTCGGCGACGACGTCATCAGCGAGCTGTCCGGCCGCGCGCTGCGCGCCATCCGCGGGCGTCGCGTCGCCATGGTCTTCCAGGAGCCCATGACCGCGCTGAACCCCGTCATCCGGATCGGCGAGCAGCTGACCGAGTCGATGGAGGTGCACGGCATCGCCTACGGCCGTCAGGCCTGGCAGCGTGCCATCGAGCTGCTGGCCGCCGTCGGCATCCCGGCCCCGGAGCGTCGGGTCAAGCAGTACCCGCACGAGCTGTCCGGCGGCATGCGCCAGCGCGTCGTGATCGCCATGGCGCTGACGTGTGACCCCGAGGTCATCATCGCCGACGAGCCCACCACGGCCCTCGACGTGACCGTGCAGGCCGACATCCTCGACCTGCTGCGCTCGCTGAAGGACAAGCTGAACACCGGCATCCTGCTCATCACGCACAACATGGGCGTCGTCGCCGACATGGCTGACAACGTCGCCGTGATGTTCAAGGGCAACATCGTCGAGCGCGGCCCCGTGCAGGAGGTGCTGCTCAACCCGCAGCACCCGTACACGCAGAAGCTGCTCGCGGCGGTGCCGCACCTGGGCGACGGACATGGGCAGTTCGGCGCCGCTCCCCACGAGGTCGCCGACGATGCCGAGGAGGCGCTCACCGTCAAGAATCTTGTGGTCGAGTACAGGCGCTCCGGCAAGAAGCCGTTCCGCGCCGTCGACGACGTGAGCTTCGACGTGCGCCGCGGCGAGATCGTCGGCCTGGTGGGCGAGTCCGGCTCGGGCAAGTCGACCATCGGCCGCGCCCTGCTTGGCCTGATCCCGTCGGAGTCCGGCGAGGTGCAGGTGCTCGGCGAGGACCTGCTCAGCATGCGCGGCGGCCAGCTGAAGTCGCTGCGCAAGCGCGTCGGCGTCATCTTCCAGGACCCCGCGGCGTCGCTGAACCCGCGCTTCCCGATCGGCGACGTCATCTCCGAGCCGCTCGCGGTGCACGGCATCGGCACGGCCAAGGAGCGGGAGAAGAAGGTCCACGAGCTCCTCGAGGCCGTCCAGCTGCCCCGCAGCGCGTACAACCGCTACCCTCACGAGCTGTCCGGCGGCCAGCGCCAGCGCGTCTCCATCGCGCGCGCGCTCGCCCTGCAGCCCGACCTACTGATCGCCGACGAGCCGACCTCGGCCCTCGACGTCTCGGTGCAGGCCTCGGTGCTGGCGATGTTCACCGAGCTGCAGCGCCACTTCGGCTTCGCCTGCCTGTTCATCTCGCACGACCTGGCCGTCATCGACTCGCTGGCGCACCGCGTCGTCGTGATGCAGTACGGCAAGATCGTGGAGGCGGGCACTCGCGAGGACGTGCTGATGCGGCCGCAGGAGGAGTACACCAAGCGCCTCCTGGCCGCGGCCCCCGTCCCCAACCCGATCGAGCAGAAGCAGCGCCGCCTTGAGCGCCACGCGCTGCTGAAGGAGCTGGGCGACCAGGTCGTCGAGCTGGACACGCGAGAGCTCAACTGA